In Thermococcus sp. JdF3, a genomic segment contains:
- the surE gene encoding 5'/3'-nucleotidase SurE encodes MPRILLTNDDGIYSNGLRAAVKALSELGEVYVVAPLFQRSASGRAMTLHRPIRAKRVNVPGAKIAYGIDGTPTDCVIFAIARFGDFDLAVSGINLGENLSTEITVSGTASAAIEASTHGIPSVAISLEVEWKKTLGEGEGIDFSVSAHFLRRIAAAVLEKGLPEGVDMLNVNVPSDASEGTGIAITRLARKRYSPTIEERIDPKGNPYYWIVGRLVQEFEPGTDAYALKVERKVSVTPVNIDMTAKTDFEDLYELLAL; translated from the coding sequence ATGCCAAGGATACTCCTCACCAACGACGACGGCATCTACTCCAACGGCCTGCGCGCGGCTGTGAAGGCCCTGAGCGAGCTCGGCGAGGTCTACGTCGTTGCCCCGCTCTTCCAGAGGAGCGCGAGCGGTCGGGCGATGACCCTCCACAGGCCGATAAGGGCCAAACGCGTGAACGTCCCCGGCGCGAAGATAGCGTATGGCATAGACGGAACGCCGACCGACTGCGTGATTTTCGCCATAGCCCGCTTCGGCGACTTTGACCTGGCAGTTAGCGGAATAAACCTCGGCGAGAACTTGAGCACGGAGATAACCGTCTCTGGAACGGCCTCGGCGGCGATAGAGGCTTCTACCCACGGGATTCCAAGTGTAGCTATAAGCCTTGAGGTCGAGTGGAAGAAGACCCTCGGCGAGGGGGAGGGTATTGACTTCTCGGTTTCAGCACACTTCCTGAGGAGGATAGCGGCGGCAGTCCTTGAGAAGGGCCTGCCTGAAGGAGTGGACATGCTCAACGTGAACGTCCCGAGCGACGCCAGTGAGGGAACAGGCATAGCGATAACGCGCCTCGCAAGGAAGCGCTATTCTCCGACGATAGAGGAGCGGATAGACCCCAAGGGCAACCCCTACTACTGGATCGTGGGGAGGCTCGTTCAGGAGTTCGAGCCGGGAACCGATGCCTACGCACTGAAGGTTGAAAGAAAGGTCAGCGTCACGCCGGTGAACATCGACATGACTGCCAAAACGGACTTCGAGGACTTATACGAGCTTTTGGCCCTTTGA
- a CDS encoding archaeosine biosynthesis radical SAM protein RaSEA: MTYWTSEDNVAGKPGTALFIILPTIGCYRFRINQACYMCAYPTAAPKVKWSQDAIVDYVMEALKRIEGKKGPFAVRMFTSGSFLDNGELKPETRRKIFEILAERDEVREIVIESRSELVRYDAVKELAEIVPDKHFEVAIGLETANDDVADVSINKGNTFEDFVRAAETTHEAGAKVKTYLLLKPIFLSERDGIEDAKGSIIKAEPYTDTFSINITDIQKGTLYERLWEKREYRPPWLWSAVEVLIWAKKRFPDKRILSDPVGAGSKRGPHNCLTDYDRAIGRAIKKFSATQDISYIENLKPECRERWEYIVENGLLDWQLVTW; this comes from the coding sequence ATGACGTACTGGACGAGCGAGGACAACGTCGCTGGAAAGCCGGGAACGGCGCTCTTCATAATCCTCCCAACGATAGGCTGCTACCGCTTCAGGATCAACCAGGCCTGCTACATGTGCGCATATCCAACGGCAGCGCCCAAGGTAAAGTGGAGTCAAGATGCCATAGTGGACTACGTTATGGAGGCGCTCAAGAGAATTGAGGGCAAAAAGGGTCCCTTCGCGGTGAGGATGTTCACCTCGGGTTCATTCCTCGACAACGGCGAGCTTAAGCCCGAAACGAGGAGGAAGATCTTCGAGATTCTGGCGGAACGCGATGAGGTCAGGGAGATAGTTATCGAGAGCAGGAGCGAGCTGGTTCGCTACGATGCCGTCAAGGAGCTGGCCGAGATAGTTCCCGACAAGCACTTTGAGGTCGCTATCGGCCTCGAAACGGCCAACGACGATGTCGCAGACGTTTCCATCAACAAGGGAAACACCTTCGAGGACTTTGTCAGGGCGGCAGAGACGACCCACGAAGCTGGAGCAAAGGTCAAGACCTACCTCCTGCTGAAGCCTATTTTCCTGAGCGAACGCGACGGCATAGAGGACGCCAAGGGGAGCATAATCAAAGCTGAGCCCTACACTGACACCTTCTCGATAAACATCACCGATATCCAGAAGGGAACGCTGTACGAGAGGCTCTGGGAAAAGAGGGAGTACCGCCCGCCCTGGCTCTGGAGCGCCGTTGAGGTTCTAATCTGGGCGAAGAAGCGCTTCCCGGACAAGAGGATCCTGAGCGACCCGGTTGGGGCTGGCTCAAAGCGTGGACCTCACAACTGCCTCACGGACTACGACCGGGCCATAGGAAGGGCGATAAAGAAGTTCTCCGCGACTCAGGACATCAGCTACATTGAGAACCTCAAGCCAGAGTGCCGCGAGAGATGGGAGTACATAGTCGAAAACGGTCTCCTCGACTGGCAGCTGGTGACGTGGTGA
- a CDS encoding 2-oxoglutarate ferredoxin oxidoreductase subunit delta has translation MADVEGKTVVVKENYLVTGKAEGVVEIDVDTFLCKGCGVCVEMCPRKVFEWSKELSEKGVHYPVPVHAEKCVKCKLCELLCPDFAIAVRW, from the coding sequence ATGGCAGATGTCGAAGGGAAAACCGTTGTCGTGAAGGAGAACTACCTCGTTACCGGCAAGGCGGAAGGTGTTGTTGAAATCGACGTCGACACTTTTCTCTGCAAGGGCTGCGGTGTTTGCGTTGAAATGTGCCCGAGAAAAGTGTTTGAGTGGAGCAAGGAGCTCAGCGAAAAGGGCGTTCACTACCCGGTTCCCGTTCACGCCGAGAAGTGCGTCAAGTGCAAGCTCTGCGAGCTCCTCTGCCCGGACTTTGCCATCGCGGTTAGGTGGTGA
- a CDS encoding 2-oxoacid:acceptor oxidoreductase subunit alpha — protein sequence MIIRGNEPDQIRLIKRLYKPGNYFMQGNEAVAYGALFAGCRFYAGYPITPSSEIAETMARELPKLGGYYLQMEDEIGSIAAMVGASWTGFKVMTATAGPGFSLMQENLGYAVMTETPLVLVDVQRSGPSTGQATKGAQGDFFQARWGTHGDHPIVAVSPTSGQDAFWETIRAFNIAEKLRTPVVVLFDGVLAHTREQIKIPDVSEVEITYRKLPENEEEAKLPFGDPHGDGVPPMPLFGHGYFTHVTGSTHKENGLRDVYTPEVHDRLVRRIHRKIEKNREVYEKYEEHFTDDAEILVVSWGVTARPALGAVLRAREEGIKAGLFVPKTVHPFPGERMRELAKKSRAILVAEMNLGQMIIEVERYVNDDVLLKGVNKIGGVPLTVEEILREIRGVA from the coding sequence ATGATAATCAGAGGAAACGAGCCGGATCAGATTCGGCTCATAAAAAGGCTTTACAAACCGGGCAACTACTTCATGCAGGGCAACGAGGCGGTAGCTTATGGCGCCCTCTTCGCAGGATGCCGCTTCTACGCGGGTTATCCGATAACCCCGTCGAGCGAAATCGCCGAAACCATGGCTCGCGAACTGCCCAAGCTCGGCGGCTACTACCTCCAGATGGAGGATGAGATCGGGAGCATAGCCGCGATGGTCGGCGCCTCCTGGACAGGATTCAAGGTCATGACTGCCACAGCTGGACCGGGATTCAGCCTCATGCAGGAAAACCTCGGCTATGCCGTGATGACCGAGACCCCGCTCGTTCTGGTCGACGTCCAGAGGAGCGGCCCCTCAACTGGACAGGCCACGAAGGGAGCTCAGGGCGACTTCTTCCAGGCGAGGTGGGGAACCCACGGTGATCACCCGATAGTTGCCGTCTCTCCAACGAGCGGGCAGGACGCATTCTGGGAGACGATAAGAGCATTTAACATCGCCGAAAAGCTGAGAACCCCCGTTGTGGTGCTCTTCGATGGAGTCCTCGCCCACACGAGGGAGCAGATAAAGATTCCGGACGTTTCGGAGGTCGAGATAACCTACCGCAAGCTTCCGGAGAACGAGGAAGAGGCAAAGCTTCCCTTCGGCGACCCCCACGGGGACGGCGTTCCACCGATGCCCCTCTTCGGCCACGGCTACTTCACCCACGTCACCGGCTCAACCCACAAGGAGAACGGGCTGAGGGACGTCTACACCCCCGAGGTCCACGACAGGCTCGTGAGGAGAATCCACCGGAAGATAGAGAAGAACCGCGAAGTTTACGAGAAGTACGAGGAGCACTTCACGGACGACGCCGAGATACTCGTCGTCAGCTGGGGTGTGACGGCTAGGCCCGCCCTTGGAGCGGTTCTCAGGGCTAGGGAGGAAGGAATAAAGGCCGGCCTCTTCGTGCCGAAGACCGTCCACCCGTTCCCGGGTGAGAGAATGCGCGAGCTGGCAAAGAAATCCAGAGCGATACTCGTCGCCGAGATGAACCTCGGTCAGATGATAATCGAGGTCGAGCGCTACGTTAACGACGACGTCCTCCTCAAGGGCGTGAACAAAATCGGCGGAGTGCCTCTGACCGTTGAGGAGATCCTCCGCGAGATAAGGGGTGTTGCCTGA
- a CDS encoding 2-oxoacid:ferredoxin oxidoreductase subunit beta, translating into MAKKIYSTYPMVKYLRKEALPTALCPGCGGGTVLNAFANAIDGLKIDPKDLVVVSGIGCSAWIASPYFLADTLHTTHGRAIAFATGVKVGLPDKKVVVISGDGDLASIGGNHLLHAARRNIDITVILVNNFIYGMTGGQVAPTTPFGAKTTTSPYRNIEHPLQISETVAAAGASYVARWTTAHVYQLIESIKKALQVKGFSLVEVISQCPVQYGRRNRMKEPAEMLRWFLKNSVPVSRARNMSPEELEGKFVIGEIVNRERPEFTTELNKLIDEVQEHFGLKEE; encoded by the coding sequence ATGGCGAAGAAGATATACTCCACCTATCCGATGGTTAAGTACCTCCGCAAGGAGGCCCTTCCCACCGCTCTCTGTCCCGGCTGCGGCGGTGGAACGGTCCTCAACGCCTTCGCGAACGCGATCGACGGTCTCAAGATTGACCCCAAGGACCTCGTCGTCGTCAGCGGTATAGGCTGCTCCGCCTGGATAGCCTCGCCGTACTTCCTCGCCGACACCCTCCACACGACCCACGGGAGGGCGATAGCCTTCGCGACCGGCGTCAAGGTCGGTTTGCCGGACAAGAAAGTCGTCGTCATAAGCGGTGACGGTGATTTGGCGAGCATAGGCGGCAACCACCTGCTCCACGCCGCGAGGAGGAACATAGACATAACGGTCATCCTCGTGAACAACTTCATCTACGGAATGACCGGGGGCCAGGTCGCCCCGACGACGCCGTTCGGCGCTAAAACGACCACCAGCCCGTACAGGAACATAGAGCACCCGCTTCAGATTTCCGAGACTGTCGCTGCCGCCGGAGCGAGCTACGTTGCCAGGTGGACCACCGCCCACGTCTACCAGCTCATCGAGAGCATAAAGAAAGCCCTCCAGGTTAAGGGCTTCTCGCTCGTTGAGGTCATCTCCCAGTGCCCCGTCCAGTACGGGAGGAGGAACAGGATGAAGGAGCCGGCCGAGATGCTCAGGTGGTTCCTCAAGAACTCGGTTCCGGTCAGCAGGGCGAGAAACATGAGCCCGGAGGAGCTTGAGGGCAAGTTCGTCATAGGAGAGATAGTCAACAGGGAGAGGCCGGAGTTCACCACGGAGCTTAACAAGCTCATAGACGAGGTTCAGGAGCATTTCGGCCTTAAGGAGGAGTGA
- a CDS encoding 2-oxoacid:ferredoxin oxidoreductase subunit gamma, which produces MQVRFAGIGGQGVVLAGVILGEAAAIEGLNVVQTQDYSSASRGGHSIADVIISKEPIYDVIVTEADVLVALAQLGYDTVKDELRKDGLLIIDTDLVKPDRDYIGAPFTRLAEESTGLALTVNMVALGYLVAKTGVVKKENVEEAIRRRVPKGTEDINIKAFRVGYEEGCG; this is translated from the coding sequence ATGCAGGTTAGGTTTGCAGGCATAGGAGGCCAGGGTGTTGTTCTGGCCGGCGTCATACTCGGCGAGGCCGCCGCCATAGAGGGGCTGAACGTCGTCCAGACCCAGGATTACAGCTCCGCGAGCAGGGGCGGCCACTCCATAGCGGACGTGATAATATCTAAGGAGCCGATTTACGACGTCATAGTCACCGAGGCGGACGTTCTCGTCGCACTCGCCCAGCTCGGCTACGACACCGTAAAGGACGAGCTGAGGAAGGACGGGCTGCTGATTATAGACACAGACCTGGTTAAGCCCGATAGGGACTACATCGGTGCCCCGTTCACGCGCCTGGCGGAGGAGAGCACCGGTCTGGCACTTACCGTCAACATGGTCGCCCTCGGCTACCTTGTGGCGAAAACCGGCGTTGTGAAGAAGGAAAACGTCGAGGAGGCCATAAGGAGGAGGGTTCCCAAGGGAACCGAGGATATAAACATCAAAGCCTTCAGGGTCGGTTACGAGGAGGGATGTGGATGA
- a CDS encoding 2-oxoacid:acceptor oxidoreductase subunit alpha, producing MRYPFPVGRSDFIQGDEAIARAAILAGCRFYAGYPITPASEIFEAMALYMPLVDGVSIQMEDELASMAAIIGASWAGAKAMTATSGPGFSLMQENLGYAIMTETPVVVVDVQRGGPSTGQPTLAAQGDIMQAIWGTHGDHSLIVLSPSTVQEAFDFTIRAFNLAEKYRTPVVLLTDAEIAHMRERVYIPQPGEVEIIDRKLPASEEEAKFPFGDIHGDGVPPMPIFGRGYRTYVTGLTHDERGRPKTVDAEVHEKLIRRIIEKLEHNREDIISYDAFELDDAEVAIISTGIVSRSAVRAVKILRERGVKAGLLKLNTIWPFDFDMIEELAERVRKIYVPEMNLGQLYHLVKEGANGKAEVELIAKIGGEVHTPMEIVERVVG from the coding sequence ATGAGATATCCGTTTCCGGTTGGCAGAAGCGACTTCATTCAGGGTGATGAGGCGATAGCAAGGGCAGCAATCCTCGCAGGATGCCGCTTCTACGCGGGCTATCCAATCACGCCGGCCAGTGAGATATTCGAGGCCATGGCCCTCTACATGCCTCTGGTGGATGGCGTGAGCATACAGATGGAGGATGAGCTCGCCAGCATGGCGGCGATAATAGGCGCCTCTTGGGCAGGGGCGAAGGCGATGACCGCCACGAGTGGCCCGGGATTCAGTCTCATGCAGGAGAACCTCGGCTACGCGATAATGACGGAAACTCCGGTTGTTGTTGTGGACGTCCAGCGCGGCGGTCCATCAACGGGCCAGCCGACCCTCGCGGCCCAGGGCGACATAATGCAGGCCATCTGGGGAACGCACGGTGACCATTCACTGATAGTCCTCAGTCCCTCAACCGTCCAGGAGGCCTTTGACTTCACCATAAGGGCCTTCAACCTGGCGGAGAAGTACAGGACGCCGGTGGTTCTTCTCACCGACGCGGAGATAGCCCACATGCGTGAGCGCGTTTACATTCCCCAGCCGGGGGAGGTCGAGATAATCGACCGCAAGCTTCCGGCCAGCGAGGAGGAGGCGAAGTTCCCGTTCGGCGACATCCACGGCGACGGCGTGCCGCCGATGCCGATATTCGGCAGGGGGTACAGAACCTACGTCACTGGCCTCACCCACGACGAGCGCGGAAGGCCCAAGACGGTGGACGCGGAGGTTCACGAGAAGCTCATACGGAGAATAATCGAAAAGCTGGAGCACAACAGGGAGGACATCATCTCCTACGATGCCTTCGAGCTCGATGACGCCGAGGTAGCGATAATAAGCACGGGCATAGTCTCCCGCTCGGCGGTAAGAGCCGTTAAGATACTCCGCGAGAGGGGCGTTAAGGCCGGCCTTCTCAAGCTCAACACGATATGGCCTTTCGACTTCGACATGATTGAGGAGCTTGCCGAGCGCGTGAGGAAGATATACGTCCCGGAGATGAACCTCGGACAGCTATACCACCTCGTCAAAGAGGGCGCCAACGGAAAAGCGGAGGTCGAACTGATAGCGAAGATAGGCGGCGAGGTTCACACTCCGATGGAGATAGTCGAGAGGGTGGTGGGCTGA